The following coding sequences are from one Cercospora beticola chromosome 4, complete sequence window:
- a CDS encoding uncharacterized protein (CAZy:GT90) yields MDKVPNVLTAETMEPTGAKLFSWKRLSYFLSVLVVAQCFLLYNSIARSDSSAEKWDTSAPVQTTQAESNTALSPATLPHFEWKDEKSPAEQHFDDGYRDALSVEQCDIAFPDLYYEIDRATKYFRDLKHKITPEDTWDNPMGSIRFLIHRNELRIINSTKAYMQMGGAERAHALTNMLHRAVESATAGGEMLPTVEFTVSLPDFLDLPTDSDTTTTWAWTRVKKENADENRRKFGERLFLMPNFDMYSLGDRKVGAYHDARFRASQYDSPLEDKIPQAVWRGSRWVNPEIRDALLNITRNATWAAVEQIDWMSLTHEHQLTVDQFCAYRYAIHTEGISYSGRLSFLLNCDSLPIVHDLVWTTHYYHLLVPSGPKQNYIPAKRDWSDLEEKVQYYIDHPDEADLIRKNSINTFRGKYLTRAATSCYFRKLIREYAKISFTPEVHDKWPVREGDGSGAEEKAVAQKLKEEQDAKAKANADAMKAALAAAAGNTVTMVGAPAGPNTDHEESLPVMNIDPKIINDGVNHRMRRVPRSEFVRREEHKRDGITSAAKPKRKEILVRRGLSYEELMYGPRDFEHVSEFYVEDVIFTDWQERKKLKEEEKKKGGKAED; encoded by the exons ATGGATAAGGTACCGAATGTACTGACAGCAGAAACCATGGAGCCTACGGGCGCAAAATTATTCTCATGGAAGCGACTGAGTTATTTCCTCTCGGTGCTCGTTGTGGCGCAATGCTTTCTTCTCTATAACAGCATTGCCAGGAGCGATTCCTCGGCTGAGAAGTGGGACACCTCAGCTCCGGTTCAGACGACACAAGCCGAAAGCAACACAGCCCTATCACCTGCGACATTGCCGCATTTCGAGTGGAAGGATGAGAAGAGTCCAGCTGAGCAACACTTCGATGATGGATATCGAGATGCGTTGTCGGTGGAGCAATGCGACATCGCGTTCCCCGATCTCTACTACGAGATTGACCGCGCGACAAAATATTTCCGCGACCTTAAACACAAAATCACCCCAGAGGACACTTGGGACAATCCGATGGGGTCTATCCGATTTCTGATACACCGCAATGAGCTCCGCATCATCAACTCAACGAAAGCCTACATGCAGATGGGCGGAGCAGAGCGTGCCCACGCTCTGACAAACATGCTGCATCGCGCTGTCGAAAGTGCAACCGCAGGCGGCGAAATGCTACCGACTGTGGAGTTTACTGTCAGTCTGCCGGACTTCCTCGACCTCCCAACAGACTCGGACACAACTACGACATGGGCCTGGACTCGCGTGAAAAAGGAGAACGCCGACGAGAACCGACGAAAATTTGGCGAGCGCCTGTTCCTCATGCCCAATTTCGACATGTACTCACTCGGGGACCGCAAAGTGGGGGCATACCATGACGCGCGATTTCGCGCTTCACAATATGATTCGCCTCTCGAAGATAAGATTCCGCAGGCGGTCTGGCGCGGCTCAAGATGGGTGAATCCGGAGATTCGTGATGCATTACTGAATATCACGCGCAATGCGACATGGGCTGCGGTTGAACAGATCGATTGGATGTCTCTCACCCATGAACATCAACTCACTGTTGATCAGTTCTGCGCTTACCGATATGCCATCCACACCGAAGGTATCTCGTACTCTGGCCGCTTGAGCTTCCTCTTGAATTGCGATAGCCTGCCCATTGTCCACGATCTCGTATGGACGACACATTACTACCACCTTCTCGTCCCCAGCGGTCCAAAGCAGAATTATATTCCGGCGAAACGAGACTGGAGCGACTTGGAAGAGAAGGTCCAATACTACATCGACCACCCGGACGAAGCAGACTTGATCCGAAAGAACTCCATAAACACCTTCCGAGGGAAATACCTCACCCGCGCCGCAACGAGTTGCTACTTCCGAAAACTCATCCGCGAATACGCAAAGATCAGTTTCACACCCGAAGTACACGATAAATGGCCCGTGAGAGAAGGAGACGGGAGTGGtgcagaggagaaggctgtCGCGCAGAAATTGAAAGAGGAACAGGACGCGAAAGCCAAAGCTAATGCTGATGCGATGAAAGCTGCTTTGGCTGCGGCTGCAGGAAACA CTGTTACCATGGTTGGAGCACCCGCTGGTCCGAACACCGATCACGAGGAATCACTTCCAGTGATGAACATCGATCCGAAAATCATCAATGATGGTGTTAATCATCGGATGCGTAGGGTACCAAGAAGCGAGTTTGTACGACGAGAGGAGCACAAGAGAGACGGCATTACATCTGCTGCTAAGCCAAAGAGAAAAGAAATTCTGGTGAGGAGAGGTCTGAGTTATGAGGAATTAATGTATGGACCAAGAGATTTTGAGCATGTGAGCGAGTTTTATGTGGAGGATGTCATTTTTACGGATTGGCAGGAGCGGAAGAAGttgaaagaggaggagaaaaaGAAGGGAGGCAAGGCAGAGGATTGA
- a CDS encoding mitochondrial 37S ribosomal protein bS21m, which produces MAPSRAADAVLRLAAACRLPQIARSAIPTTTFSCSHRALTTTPRRREERRDQPANSSISDDISSLLDTTLDFDKGTPAATSKRPSHLKSRNAQQNAGSQGVANELQRARSSTEDSVSKLLETMVNNSSLGDRRTRRGSSYSSTDVAGAFSGHGGAPPLLDGKESAPIVLPPNVGRLVEVDEKRNMDVGRAFRTMEILCNKNKVKRTFAQQRFHERPGLKRKRLKNERWIRRFRENFRGTVQLVQKMKKQGW; this is translated from the coding sequence ATGGCTCCATCACGAGCGGCAGACGCAGTGCTGCGTCTCGCTGCAGCATGTCGACTCCCGCAGATAGCCCGCTCAGCCAttcccaccaccaccttctcTTGCAGCCATCGCGCCCTCACCACAACTCCACGCCGACGAGAGGAGCGACGAGATCAGCCAGCAAATTCCAGCATCAGCGACGACATCTCCTCCCTGCTCGATACGACGCTCGATTTCGACAAGGGCACTCCGGCTGCAACTTCCAAACGGCCTTCACATTTAAAATCTCGCAACGCACAGCAAAATGCAGGCTCTCAAGGCGTTGCGAACGAGCTGCAGCGAGCTCGATCAAGCACGGAAGATAGCGTGTCCAAGCTTCTGGAGACCATGGTCAACAATAGCAGTTTAGGGGACCGCCGAACGCGCAGAGGCTCCTCCTACTCCTCCACCGATGTTGCTGGAGCTTTTAGTGGGCACGGCGGCGCCCCGCCTCTACTTGATGGAAAAGAATCTGCGCCAATAGTCCTACCACCGAATGTTGGTCGATTAGTCGAAGTGGATGAGAAACGCAATATGGATGTCGGTCGAGCTTTCCGGACTATGGAGATTTTATGCAACAAAAACAAGGTCAAGCGCACTTTTGCTCAGCAGCGCTTCCACGAACGACCGGGGCTAAAGAGAAAGCGGCTGAAGAATGAGCGGTGGATCAGGCGGTTCAGGGAAAATTTCAGAGGCACTGTTCAACTTGttcagaagatgaagaagcaagGGTGGTGA